A DNA window from Centroberyx gerrardi isolate f3 chromosome 3, fCenGer3.hap1.cur.20231027, whole genome shotgun sequence contains the following coding sequences:
- the LOC139926412 gene encoding neuronal acetylcholine receptor subunit alpha-3-like isoform X2 — protein MHPAARWTSLLLLVVLVTQDCFSSKAEDRLFRKLFRRYNQFIRPVENVSDPVTVEFEVSISQLVKVDEVNQIMETNLWLRHIWNDYKLRWMPVEFDGIEFIRVPSNKIWRPDIVLYNNAVGDFLVEDKTKALLKFDGTITWVPPAIFKSSCPMDITYFPFDYQNCSMKFGSWTYDKAKIDLVLIGSKVNLKDFWESGEWEIIDAPGYKHDIKYNCCEEIYPDITYSFYIRRLPLFYTINLIIPCLLISFLTVLVFYLPSDCGEKVTLCISVLLSLTVFLLVITETIPSTSLVIPLIGEYLLFTMIFVTLSIVITVFVLNVHYRTPMTHTMPDWVRSVFLKVLPRIMLMRRPIDEEGKAGGSDCSGEAGGSGGGGGGGGGKGGKKRKNSLTQQVGGGSLNCLEFGDNKLSSMEGCAGKKCPCPCQHGKETPETADPGKLTRQLSPQSINTVVAFSVVSPEIKQAIESVKYIAENMRSRNKAKEVEDDWKYVAMVIDRIFLWVFVTVCVLGTIGLFLQPLIGFVS, from the exons atgcATCCGGCGGCGAGGTGGACTTCGCTGCTGCTTCTCGTGGTTTTGGTAACGCAAG ACTGTTTCTCATCCAAGGCAGAGGACAGGTTGTTTAGGAAGCTCTTCAGAAGGTATAACCAGTTCATCAGACCAGTGGAGAACGTCTCTGACCCCGTCACGGTGGAGTTTGAGGTCTCCATCTCACAGTTGGTCAAAGTT GATGAGGTGAATCAGATCATGGAGACAAATCTATGGCTCAGACAT ATTTGGAATGACTACAAGCTGCGGTGGATGCCAGTAGAGTTTGATGGAATTGAGTTCATTAGAGTTCCATCTAACAAGATCTGGAGACCTGACATTGTGCTCTACAACAA TGCTGTAGGTGATTTCTTAGTGGAGGATAAGACCAAGGCTCTACTGAAGTTTGATGGTACCATCACCTGGGTTCCTCCAGCCATTTTCAAATCCTCCTGCCCCATGGACATCACCTACTTCCCCTTCGACTACCAAAACTGCTCCATGAAGTTTGGCTCCTGGACTTATGACAAGGCCAAGATTGACCTGGTACTTattgggtcaaag GTGAACCTGAAAGACTTCTGGGAGAGTGGCGAGTGGGAGATCATCGACGCCCCGGGATACAAGCACGACATCAAGTACAACTGCTGTGAGGAGATCTACCCGGACATCACCTACTCCTTCTACATCCGCCGCCTGCCCCTTTTCTACACCATCAACCTCATCATCCCCTGCCTCCTCATCTCTTTCCTCACGGTGCTGGTCTTCTATCTCCCGTCCGACTGCGGAGAGAAGGTCACGCTCTGTATCTCCGTCCTGCTCTCCCTCACTGTGTTCCTGCTGGTCATCACTGAGACCATCCCCTCCACGTCGCTTGTCATCCCGCTCATCGGCGAGTACCTGCTCTTCACCATGATCTTCGTCACGCTCAGCATCGTCATCACCGTGTTCGTGCTGAACGTCCACTACCGCACGCCCATGACCCACACCATGCCGGACTGGGTGCGCTCGGTGTTTCTCAAAGTGCTGCCGCGGATCATGCTGATGCGGAGACCGATAGACGAAGAGGGCAAGGCCGGGGGGTCGGACTGCAGTGGGGAGGCAGGAGGAtctggagggggaggaggaggcggaggagggaaaggagggaagaagaggaagaacagccTGACACAG CAGGTTGGAGGCGGCTCGCTCAACTGTCTGGAGTTTGGGGACAATAAGCTCTCCTCCATGGAGGGCTGCGCTGGGAAGAAATGTCCCTGCCCCTGCCAGCATGGGAAGGAGACCCCAGAGACGGCAGACCCGGGGAAGCTGACTCGCCAACTGAGTCCACAGAGCATCAACACTGTGGTGGCCTTTTCCGTGGTTTCACCCGAGATCAAACAGGCCATAGAGAGTGTCAAGTACATCGCCGAGAACATGAGGAGCCGCAACAAGGCCAAAGAG
- the LOC139926412 gene encoding neuronal acetylcholine receptor subunit alpha-3-like isoform X1: MHPAARWTSLLLLVVLVTQDCFSSKAEDRLFRKLFRRYNQFIRPVENVSDPVTVEFEVSISQLVKVDEVNQIMETNLWLRHIWNDYKLRWMPVEFDGIEFIRVPSNKIWRPDIVLYNNAVGDFLVEDKTKALLKFDGTITWVPPAIFKSSCPMDITYFPFDYQNCSMKFGSWTYDKAKIDLVLIGSKVNLKDFWESGEWEIIDAPGYKHDIKYNCCEEIYPDITYSFYIRRLPLFYTINLIIPCLLISFLTVLVFYLPSDCGEKVTLCISVLLSLTVFLLVITETIPSTSLVIPLIGEYLLFTMIFVTLSIVITVFVLNVHYRTPMTHTMPDWVRSVFLKVLPRIMLMRRPIDEEGKAGGSDCSGEAGGSGGGGGGGGGKGGKKRKNSLTQVKLNQISGCVPQQVGGGSLNCLEFGDNKLSSMEGCAGKKCPCPCQHGKETPETADPGKLTRQLSPQSINTVVAFSVVSPEIKQAIESVKYIAENMRSRNKAKEVEDDWKYVAMVIDRIFLWVFVTVCVLGTIGLFLQPLIGFVS; encoded by the exons atgcATCCGGCGGCGAGGTGGACTTCGCTGCTGCTTCTCGTGGTTTTGGTAACGCAAG ACTGTTTCTCATCCAAGGCAGAGGACAGGTTGTTTAGGAAGCTCTTCAGAAGGTATAACCAGTTCATCAGACCAGTGGAGAACGTCTCTGACCCCGTCACGGTGGAGTTTGAGGTCTCCATCTCACAGTTGGTCAAAGTT GATGAGGTGAATCAGATCATGGAGACAAATCTATGGCTCAGACAT ATTTGGAATGACTACAAGCTGCGGTGGATGCCAGTAGAGTTTGATGGAATTGAGTTCATTAGAGTTCCATCTAACAAGATCTGGAGACCTGACATTGTGCTCTACAACAA TGCTGTAGGTGATTTCTTAGTGGAGGATAAGACCAAGGCTCTACTGAAGTTTGATGGTACCATCACCTGGGTTCCTCCAGCCATTTTCAAATCCTCCTGCCCCATGGACATCACCTACTTCCCCTTCGACTACCAAAACTGCTCCATGAAGTTTGGCTCCTGGACTTATGACAAGGCCAAGATTGACCTGGTACTTattgggtcaaag GTGAACCTGAAAGACTTCTGGGAGAGTGGCGAGTGGGAGATCATCGACGCCCCGGGATACAAGCACGACATCAAGTACAACTGCTGTGAGGAGATCTACCCGGACATCACCTACTCCTTCTACATCCGCCGCCTGCCCCTTTTCTACACCATCAACCTCATCATCCCCTGCCTCCTCATCTCTTTCCTCACGGTGCTGGTCTTCTATCTCCCGTCCGACTGCGGAGAGAAGGTCACGCTCTGTATCTCCGTCCTGCTCTCCCTCACTGTGTTCCTGCTGGTCATCACTGAGACCATCCCCTCCACGTCGCTTGTCATCCCGCTCATCGGCGAGTACCTGCTCTTCACCATGATCTTCGTCACGCTCAGCATCGTCATCACCGTGTTCGTGCTGAACGTCCACTACCGCACGCCCATGACCCACACCATGCCGGACTGGGTGCGCTCGGTGTTTCTCAAAGTGCTGCCGCGGATCATGCTGATGCGGAGACCGATAGACGAAGAGGGCAAGGCCGGGGGGTCGGACTGCAGTGGGGAGGCAGGAGGAtctggagggggaggaggaggcggaggagggaaaggagggaagaagaggaagaacagccTGACACAG GTGAAACTGAATCAAATCTCTGGTTGTGTTCCCCAGCAGGTTGGAGGCGGCTCGCTCAACTGTCTGGAGTTTGGGGACAATAAGCTCTCCTCCATGGAGGGCTGCGCTGGGAAGAAATGTCCCTGCCCCTGCCAGCATGGGAAGGAGACCCCAGAGACGGCAGACCCGGGGAAGCTGACTCGCCAACTGAGTCCACAGAGCATCAACACTGTGGTGGCCTTTTCCGTGGTTTCACCCGAGATCAAACAGGCCATAGAGAGTGTCAAGTACATCGCCGAGAACATGAGGAGCCGCAACAAGGCCAAAGAG
- the LOC139926412 gene encoding neuronal acetylcholine receptor subunit alpha-3-like isoform X3: protein MHPAARWTSLLLLVVLVTQDCFSSKAEDRLFRKLFRRYNQFIRPVENVSDPVTVEFEVSISQLVKVDEVNQIMETNLWLRHIWNDYKLRWMPVEFDGIEFIRVPSNKIWRPDIVLYNNAVGDFLVEDKTKALLKFDGTITWVPPAIFKSSCPMDITYFPFDYQNCSMKFGSWTYDKAKIDLVLIGSKVNLKDFWESGEWEIIDAPGYKHDIKYNCCEEIYPDITYSFYIRRLPLFYTINLIIPCLLISFLTVLVFYLPSDCGEKVTLCISVLLSLTVFLLVITETIPSTSLVIPLIGEYLLFTMIFVTLSIVITVFVLNVHYRTPMTHTMPDWVRSVFLKVLPRIMLMRRPIDEEGKAGGSDCSGEAGGSGGGGGGGGGKGGKKRKNSLTQVGGGSLNCLEFGDNKLSSMEGCAGKKCPCPCQHGKETPETADPGKLTRQLSPQSINTVVAFSVVSPEIKQAIESVKYIAENMRSRNKAKEVEDDWKYVAMVIDRIFLWVFVTVCVLGTIGLFLQPLIGFVS from the exons atgcATCCGGCGGCGAGGTGGACTTCGCTGCTGCTTCTCGTGGTTTTGGTAACGCAAG ACTGTTTCTCATCCAAGGCAGAGGACAGGTTGTTTAGGAAGCTCTTCAGAAGGTATAACCAGTTCATCAGACCAGTGGAGAACGTCTCTGACCCCGTCACGGTGGAGTTTGAGGTCTCCATCTCACAGTTGGTCAAAGTT GATGAGGTGAATCAGATCATGGAGACAAATCTATGGCTCAGACAT ATTTGGAATGACTACAAGCTGCGGTGGATGCCAGTAGAGTTTGATGGAATTGAGTTCATTAGAGTTCCATCTAACAAGATCTGGAGACCTGACATTGTGCTCTACAACAA TGCTGTAGGTGATTTCTTAGTGGAGGATAAGACCAAGGCTCTACTGAAGTTTGATGGTACCATCACCTGGGTTCCTCCAGCCATTTTCAAATCCTCCTGCCCCATGGACATCACCTACTTCCCCTTCGACTACCAAAACTGCTCCATGAAGTTTGGCTCCTGGACTTATGACAAGGCCAAGATTGACCTGGTACTTattgggtcaaag GTGAACCTGAAAGACTTCTGGGAGAGTGGCGAGTGGGAGATCATCGACGCCCCGGGATACAAGCACGACATCAAGTACAACTGCTGTGAGGAGATCTACCCGGACATCACCTACTCCTTCTACATCCGCCGCCTGCCCCTTTTCTACACCATCAACCTCATCATCCCCTGCCTCCTCATCTCTTTCCTCACGGTGCTGGTCTTCTATCTCCCGTCCGACTGCGGAGAGAAGGTCACGCTCTGTATCTCCGTCCTGCTCTCCCTCACTGTGTTCCTGCTGGTCATCACTGAGACCATCCCCTCCACGTCGCTTGTCATCCCGCTCATCGGCGAGTACCTGCTCTTCACCATGATCTTCGTCACGCTCAGCATCGTCATCACCGTGTTCGTGCTGAACGTCCACTACCGCACGCCCATGACCCACACCATGCCGGACTGGGTGCGCTCGGTGTTTCTCAAAGTGCTGCCGCGGATCATGCTGATGCGGAGACCGATAGACGAAGAGGGCAAGGCCGGGGGGTCGGACTGCAGTGGGGAGGCAGGAGGAtctggagggggaggaggaggcggaggagggaaaggagggaagaagaggaagaacagccTGACACAG GTTGGAGGCGGCTCGCTCAACTGTCTGGAGTTTGGGGACAATAAGCTCTCCTCCATGGAGGGCTGCGCTGGGAAGAAATGTCCCTGCCCCTGCCAGCATGGGAAGGAGACCCCAGAGACGGCAGACCCGGGGAAGCTGACTCGCCAACTGAGTCCACAGAGCATCAACACTGTGGTGGCCTTTTCCGTGGTTTCACCCGAGATCAAACAGGCCATAGAGAGTGTCAAGTACATCGCCGAGAACATGAGGAGCCGCAACAAGGCCAAAGAG